The genomic interval CCGGCGCGTTCCTCGGACAGTTTACGGTTGAGCGAGCGGGCGTCGCTGAGCTGGTAGCTGTCCTCGGCGGCCCGCGTGGTGAGCAGCAGGGTGAGCGCGAGACCGCAGCCGAGCAGCGCGATGATCGCCGCCACGAAGGGAATACGGGTGGCCATGACCGAGCTGCGCCGTCTGGGCAGCTTCGGCGAGGCCTGTTCCTTGGTTTCGGCCCGCAGCTTGCGCCTGGCGTAAGCCTTCTCCGCCGCATCGGGTTTGGCCCGCCCGGCGGCCTGCACTCGCCGGGCGACCCGACCCGGTTGTGCGGCACGTTCCTTGGCCGGCCCACCCGCTGCCCGGCCACCCCCCACGGAGCCGCTGCGCGGCGCTGCGATAGTCATTTCCCCTCCGTCTCTTGGATCCGCTCGGCGGCGCGCATTCGCACGGGCGCCGCACGCGGGTTCTCCTCGATCTCCTGTTCGGTCGCCTTCTCGGCGCCACGGGTGAGCATCCGGAATTCCGGACCCATCCCGGGCAGTTCGACCGGCAGGCCGACCGGCGTGCGCGAGATGATGCGCGGCGCCAGTTCCTGTTTCACGACCCGGTCTTCCAGCGACTGGTACGACATGATCACGATGCGGCCACCCATCCGCAGCGAGTTCAGCGCGGCCGGCAACGCGGCGCGCAGCGAATCGAGTTCGCTGTTCACCTCGACACGTAAGGCCTGGAAGGTCCGCTTGGCGGGATGACCTCCGGTCCGCCGCGTCGCCGCGGGGATGGTGGCGTACAGCAACTCGACCAGCTCGGCGCTGGTTTCGAACGGTTTGCGCTCCCGGCGCTTGAGCACCGCGGAGGCGATCTTGCCCGCGAACCGCTCTTCGCCATAGGTTTTCAGCACCCGGGCCAGATCACCGTGGCTGTAAGTATTGAGGACATCCGCGGCGGTCAGCCCGGCGGTCGGATCCATCCGCATATCCAGCGGCGCGTCGACGGAGTAGGCGAAACCGCGATCGGCTTCGTCGAGTTGCATCGAGGACACACCGAGGTCCATCAGAATCGCGCTGACCGACCCGATCGCGTCCAGCCCGGCCTGCTTCAGCGCCTCGGCGATGCCGTCGTATCGGGTGTGCACCAGGGTGATTCGGTCCTCGAACGGCTGCAGCCGCGCACTCGCGAGTTCCAGCGCGTTGGTGTCGCGGTCGAGCCCGACCAAACGGGACTCCGGATAGGTGCGCAGGAAATGTTCCGCGTGCCCGCCCAATCCGAGCGTGGCATCGAGATAGACGGCGCCGGGTTCGGCCAGCGCCGGGCCGAGTAAATCGTCGGCCCGTCTGAGCAGGACCGGAACATGGCGGGGGCCGGGCTGTTCTGAGTTCACCTCGACCTCCCGGATCTGCCTCGCATCGTCGCGCACCGCCTACGGCTCGGCGGCGTGGGTGGAGAAAGCTGCTTGTCGAAAACGAATGCCGCGTGGTCTCTGACCGAACCGGCACCTGGCGTCGGGGAAGTACGTCAGGGTCCACGTCCGGGCAGAGGCCGCGTGGCACTCGTTGTTTCGGGGCTAGAAGATCCCGCCCAGCGACTCGTCTCTCGCTTGCGCGTAATCCTCCTCGTTCTCGGCGAGGTAGGACTCCCACGCCTGCTTATCCCATATTTCGAGGAAGTCGACCGAGCCGATGACCACGCAATCCTTGTCGAGGTTCGCGTAGCGACGGTGTTCGGCTGACAACACGATCCGGCCCTGCGCATCCAGACGTTGTTCATCCGTTCCGGCGGCGAGTGCCCGGACGAACGCGCGAGCCTGCGGATTGCTTCGAGACGCCGCCGCGGCCCGGCGAGCGAGCGCGGTGAACTCATCTTTGGGATACACGGCAAGGCTGTGGTCCTGGCCTTTCGTGACCATCAACCCTCCCGCCAGATCGTCTCGAAACTTCGCAGGCAACGTGAGTCGCCCCTTGTCGTCCAGCCGAGGTGTGTAGGTACCGAGAAACAACCTCGATACCTCCCTACTGGATCACCTCGTCTGGATGGCCTCTCCTGTAGTGCGCGCTCCACATTACCCCACTTTCCCCCACTTTCAATCGAATACCGGGGTGATCTCCCTCCCCGGTTCAGCGATTCCGCAGGTCATCACAGCTATCACGGCGGTGGAGAGCTTTCGCGTGTTCCGCCGACACGCGGCGCGGACCTGGGTGATCGCCCGGAAACACCCAGCAACCGCAGCCGCGGTGGGTTGGAGTGGGGGATTCGGTGGGGCGTGGTGGTGGAGAACGAGCGGGCGCGGGGCCGGCCGGGGGCAGCGCGGCGCACGCGGACATGAGACGGCGACGTCGCACCGGATCGGTGCGACGTCGCCGCTGCGTTCAGATATCGAGGCTGTGCCCTAGGGCTGGGCCTACTCTTGTTCGAAGCGCCTCCGGAAACGGTCCTCCATACGTTCGGAGAACCCACCGGGCTTCTTGCCTCGGCCGGACCCGCTCGGCCCGCTGCCACCCGAACCGCTCGAGGACGCTTCGGCCGCGGCCGCCCCGCCCTTCGAACTGCCGAGCAACAGCAGAACGCCGGCTCCGAACATGACGATGAAACCGATCAAGCTGATGATCGGGAAGCCGCCGAGCTTCGGCAAAGCGATGCCGGCGACAAGCAGAACCAGGCCGAGGACGAACAAAGCCGCGGCCTGGAGTCTGCGGCGACTCGAGGTCGAACGAAGGCGTCCGCCGCGGACGGACGAGGCGAACTTCGGATCCTCAGCATAGAGCGCGCTCTCGATCTGTTCGAGCATGCGCTGCTCGTGCTCGGAGAGTGGCACGGTACCTCCCCCGGCACTAGACGTGGGCTGCCGCTTCCGGGTAAGCGACAGACAGCCGACCTTGGCGGCTATCTGAAACCAATGATACGAGTTCGATCAGAGGCGTACCACCTACTCGCGCATAACTAACTGGTCATGGCGTGGCGTCGGTCTGTGATTATGCGGTCAAGCCGCCGTTCAGGCCTGGTGCGGGCCGCAAACGCGAGGCCGCGGTCAGCATGTCTTCTACGTCGTGCAGGAATGCTCCTACCCGCGAATAGAACTCGTCGGCCTGGTGATCATCGACATCCCGGTCCAAGCCGGCCTCCAGGGCGGCCCGCAATTCCGAGCGCGCGCTGAAATAGTCCGCCCACATCACGAACTCGGGCGCGGCGCGCTGCAACAGCACCCACGCGTTGCGAGAACGGGCGCGGGGGGCGGCGTCAGCCCCGGTAAACGCGAGCACCGCACCCGCACCGCGCAGGGCGGCCAGATAGGCGGTACGGAAACGTTCGCGCGGATCGTGCTCCCCCGCCGCTTCCATGAGCAATCCGTCCGCCCTTTTCAGCAGCTTGCCCGCCCTGCCGGGCTGCCCCGGCTGCTCCATACGAGACGACATTTCCCCATTCCTCCGCTCCTCGACACCCGGAGTCCTGGAGTGCTCTTCACCCACCGCACGGACCGAACAGGCATTCGAACGTTTGAATTACGCTTGAATATAGGGACACCCACCGACAACTTTTCGTCCGAGAGCCATGACTGCAGTCAAGCCCGAACACAAGTCCGCCGCCGCACCCGTCGTCGTCGACCTCTCGGTCGCCGAATTGCGCTACCGCATGCACGACGCGCTGTCGGTGTATGTCGCCGCGATGGGTTATCCGCACGGCACCGAGAACCATCGGGCCCCGATGTGGACCGAGCACACCACCCGGCCGGGCTGGCAGGCCGTGGCCGCGTTCCGCCCCGATGACGACGGGCGCGTCGATCTGCGTAAGGCGCCGATGCTGGCCATCGGCTACGGATACCGCGGCGCCCCGCATCAGTGGTGGCACCAGCAGGTGCACAGCGGAATGCGGCGCAGCGCCTGGCCGGAGCAGTCGGCTCGTCAACTGCTCTCCGACTACTTCGAATTGACCGAGTTGCACGTGCATCCGGCGGCGCAGGGACAGGGTTTGGGCACCACGCTGCTGACCCGGCTGTTGCGGAACCGCCCCGAGGGGGCGGTGCTCTTGTCGACGCCGGAAGTGCAAGGAGAGGACAATCGAGCTTGGCGGTTGTACCGAAGGGAAGGATTTCTCGACGTGGTCCGCAATTTCGTGTTCGCGGGTGATACCCGGCCGTTCGCGATTCTGGGACGGCGACTTCCGCTGTGACCACCCTCGTGCTGGGTTCGGGACACAATGCGCTGGTCGCGGCGTGCTATCTGGCGCGGACCGGCGAGCGCGTCGAGGTACTGGAGCGAGATGAGGTACTCGGCGGTGCGGTGTCGACCGTGGAACGGTTCCCGGGCCATCAGGTCGATCGCGGGTCCTCGGCGCACGTCATGATCCGGCATACCGGGATCATCGAGGAGCTGAAGCTCGGGAAGTTCGGCCTGCGCTACATCGATTGCGATCCCTGGGGCTTCACGCCCGGGGTGAACGGCGCGCCCCCGATCGTCTTCTCTCGTGCCCTGGACCGCACCTGCGCGTCCATCGCCGCGGCCTGCGGTCCGCACGACGCGATCGCCTATCGGCGTTTCGTCGACGTCTGGGGTGAGCGCAGCGACCGGGTGATGCGCGCGTTCGGCGGACGATCCACGCCGGGCCGGCTGTTGCGATCGTTCTGGGGCTTGGACGCCGGCGACGGCGGCAGCGCCCTGTCCCGCGAGTTCCTGCAGCCCGGAGACGCGTTGCTGGACAGTTACTTTCGCGACGAGCGACTCAAAGCCTCACTGGCCTGGTTCGGTGCGCAATCCGGACCGCCGATGTCGGAACCCGGGACAGCGCCGATGGTCGGGTTCGCGGCGCTCATGCACAAGCTGCCGCCCGGTCGCGCGGTCGGCGGAAGTGGTGCGCTGACACAGGCTTTGGTCGCGCGCCTGCGGTCCGACGGCGGGACGGTGAGCGCCGGGGACGCGGTCACCTCGGTGCGGCGCGCGGGCGCGGGCTGGCGGGTGCGCACGGCCTCGGGCCGAGACCTCCAAGCGGACAATGTGATCGCGGGCACGCACATTCTGACCACGCTGGATCTGCTGCGCGAGGGCGGCTTCGACCCCGAACCGCTGGACGACTGGCAGCGGCGGATCCGAGTGGGCCCGGGTATCGGCATGGTGGTGCGGCTGGCCACCAGCGCACTGCCGCACTATCCGGGGGCTTCGCTCGCGGAATCGGCGCACGGCCTGCAATTCCTGGTGTCGGACCGCGGGCAGCTGCGGCGTGCGCACGGCGCGGCGCTGGCCGGTGATCTGCCGCCGCGGCCGGTGGTGCTGGCGATGAGTTTCAGCGCACTGGACCCGAGCATCGCTCCCGCCGGCGAGCATCAGCTGTCGCTGTGGTCGCAGTGGCATCCGTACGAGCTGGCCGACGGCACCGACTGGGCCGACCACGCGGAGCGGGAGGCCGACCGGATCATCGCCGAAGTCGACTCCTACGCACCGGGTTTCGCCGATTCGGTGCTGCGGCGGTACGTGCAGACGCCGGTGGATCTGGAGCGGGAGATGGGGTTGCGCGGCGGCAACGTGATGCACGTGGAGATGTCGCTGGATCAGATGATGATGTGGCGGCCGATCCCGGAGTTGTCCGGTCAGCGGATCCCGGGTGCGCCGGGGTTCTATCTGACCGGTGCGTCGACCCACCCTGGCGGCGGCGTCTCCGGCGCCAGCGGCCGCAGCGCCGCACAGTTGTTGTTGCGCGACTCCCGGCGCACGCGGTTCACCTTGTCACGCAGGCGATGAGAGCGGGAGAGGTCCGCGCGCCGGAGTCCGCGAAACTGGTGGTGCCTGGCGGGCCGGTGCGCGCGCAGGCGGCGGTCGTCGTGCCGATGGTGTTCGCGCTGCTGCTCGTGGCGGTGCAGATCAGCTATCCGCTGACCAGCGGCGCCGGCCGGGATCGGGTGACGGTCGCCGTTGTCCTGTTGTCGGCCGCTACGGCGCTGGCACACGCGGCCGTGACGCGCGGGTGGCGTTATGCCGCAGGGCTTCTGGTGATCCTGTCCGGAATCGGCCTGCTCGCGGAGGTCGTCGGCATCGCGACCGGGTTTCCGTTCGGGTGCTACGAGTACGCGGTCGATCGGATCGGGCCGGCGGTGGCCGGGGTGCCGCTGATCGTGCCGGTGGCGTGGACGGGCGGGCTCTACCCGGTGTGGGTGGTGGCCGGGCTGCTGGCGCGGACGCCGGCGGCCAGGGTCGGGCTAACGGCGGCCGGCGGGGTCGGGTGGGACCTGTTCTTGGACCCGCAGATGGTGGCCGACGGCCAATGGCGCTGGTGTGACGCCGAGTCCGGGTTGCCGGGGCTGGAGCAGATTCCACTGACCAACTACGCCGGCTGGGTGGCTGCCGGGTTGCTGATGGCTAGTCTGCTGCTGGTGTGGGAGCGCGTTGCCGATCGGCGGCGCGATCCACGACCCGCGTCGGTCGCGGTGCCGGTCGCGGTGTTTTTGTGGACGTGGCTCGGGTCGGCGCTGGCGCACGCGGTGTTTCTCGGGTTGCCCGCCTCCGCGGGGTACGGAGCGGTCGGTATGGGCCTGCTCGGAATCCCGTTGCTGGGGTTGCTCGCCCGCTCTGGCTTGTCGCGTGGCTAATGTGGGGCCCGGCCTGGCACGATGTGAGCCGTGCAACCTAGTCCGATGACCACGAAGCCCGATGCCCCGGTTCTAGCGACGCCGCGCCGCACCGGTGTGCGTATAGCGGGGGCGGTGCTGCTCGCGGCACTGCTGGTGCCGATGCTCGCGGCCTGCCTGCGGGTCCAGGTGTCGATGGGTGTGTCGTCGAACGACCGGGTGTCCGGGCGGGTGGTGGCCGCGGTGGTGCCGGCCGACGCCAACGACAAAGGGCCGCAGTTGAAGGCGCCCGACTCGCTCGCGGCCAAGGTGCGAGTCGAGCCCTACACCCAGGACGGCTATGTGGGCAGCAAGGTCTTCTTCGAGGACCTGTCCTTCGGCGAGGTGTCGCAACTCGGCGCGCTCTCCGAACAGAGCCAGGGCATGTTCCACCTCAACTTCCAGCGCACCGGCGATCTGGTCACCCTGGACGGCCGGGTCGACCTGAAATCGGTGCCGCCGCACGGCTCCGATGTGCAGCTGACGGTGGCGTTCCCGTCGCGGGTGGCCAAGACCAACGGCAGCCGCGAGGACGACTCCACCGTCGCCTGGAAATTGTCGCCGGGCGAGGTTTCCCTGCTGCACGCCGAGGTCAGTTACGCGGACCCGAACACGCGCTCGTTCGCGGGGTGGGCCGGGATCGTCGGTGGCATCACGCTCGCGGTCGCCGCGATCGTGGCGGCGATGGCGTATATGGATCGCAATCCCCCGGCGCCGGGCTCCTCCGGGCGGTTCTCGCTGAGCGAGTGGTGGCGCACGGTGAAGGAAGGGCACTGACCCGTCCCGCCGAGCGGGTCGTGCGCGCGGGCACGGCCATCGCGGTCTTCGGATGTGTTGTCGCGCTGTACAACCGAGTGACGGTGCGGCGGTTACCGGAGTCCGCCACGGTGGTCGAGCCGGTGACGGTGTGCGTCCCGGCCCGGGACGAGGCCCACCGGCTGCCCGCGTTGATCGCCGATCTGCGGGCTCAGACCGGAGTACCGGATCTGCGGGTGCTGATCCTGGACGACGCGTCCTGCGATGGGACCGCCGACGCGGCCGCACGGGCGATCGCGGGCGACGACCGTTTCCTGGTGATCCGTTCCGATGCCGAACCCGCCCCCGGCTGGACCGGTAAGGCGGCGGCCTGCGAGCGGCTCGCCGAACTGACCGACACCGCCGTGCTGGTGTTCCTCGACGCCGATGTGCGGCTGGCTCCGGGCGCGATCGCCGCGGCGGTATCCGAATTGCGCAGACGCGACGTGGCATTGGTGTCTCCGTGGCCCGCGCAGCAGACGGGCTCGGTGGCCGAGGTGCTGGTGCAGCCACTGCTGTGCTGGTCCTGGGCGGCGGCGCTGCCGATCACGCTCGGCAATCGCAGCCGCGCACCGTCGATGGCGGTGGCGTGCGGGCAGTTCCTGGTTTTCGACACCGCGGCCTATCGGACTATCGGCGGGCACGCCGCCGTGGCGGGCAGCCCGACCGAGGATCTGGATATCGCCCGCGCGCTGCGTCGCAGCGGCAGGCACACCGCGCTGGTCGCGGCGGGACGGCAGGCGCGGACCCGAATGTACCGGGGCGCAGCCGAACTCGACGCCGGGTACACCCGTTGGCTGTGGTCCGCTTACGGTGGTTCGCCTTTGGCTGCCGCGGGGGTGGGACTGCTTGTCGCCGTGGGGTATTGGATCCCGCCGTTGGCGGCGATCGGCGGGCGGGGCAAGCTGCGGCGCGCCGGACTTCTCGGATATGCCGCGGCGGTCATCGGGCGTCTGCTTGCCCGGTCCACCGAGACCGCGGCACCGCTGGGACGGATGGATTTCCTCGCGGCGCTGGCGCATCCGCTGTCGGTGGGCGGGTATGCGGTGCTCTCCGTCCGGTCGCACCTTGCCCACCGCGCCGGGACGTCGACGTGGAAGCGGCGTTCGGTCGGCAGCTGAGTCTGCCGTCACCAGGCGCACCGATTCCCAGGGTCTGAGCGGCGAACTCTGCTCGCCGTCACCGACTGTCGACTGAGTGGGGAAGGTAGGCCACGCATGATGTGGCCCGCCGGTCCGGGTCGCGATCAGCAACCGACCCATCGGAAAGATCAGGGCACCGTCGTGATTCCGACCGTCGGTAGGTAGAAACAGGTCCGGGCACCGTCGACCTCGGTGCCGAACACGGCGGCCAGCACCGTGCCGCGACCGGTGTCGACGGGAACCGCGCGAATGCCGCCCGTGGGGACCGCTCCGGCGAAGAAGTCGCGGACGGCCTGCTCGGCGAGCGGGCGAAGTCCGGCGGGGACCTCCGGGGGCACCATCCGGCTGAAGACCTCACTCAGCGGGCCCATCGAGGCGAGCCCCGCGCGACCGCTGTCCACGTTCAGCCATGCCACCCGCATGCCGGAGCCGTCGGCGCCGGTGTTGCCCGACGGGACGAAAGCGAACAAGGTCTGGCCGGGTTTCACGGCGGTCAGATCGAGGCCGGGGATCGCGATGTCGTGCACGGGCCACGGCCCCGGAACAGCGCCCGCCACGGCCGGGCTGCCGAGAGCCGCGCCCGTACCGCTGCACAGCGCCGCGGTGGGATAGAGGAACGGTGTCACACCGAGAGATTGCAGGGCCGTGAGGGTGGACGGTCCGACGCCGGGGGCAGCGGCTGGCGCGGGGGCGGCAGCCACGGCATCGGCGGCAGCCACGGCATCACCGGCTGGCGCGGGATCGGCGGCCACGTAATCGCCGGCAGCCCTGGGATCGCCGGCAGCCCCGGGAACGGCGGCAGCCCCGGGAACGGCGGCAGCCCCGGGAACGGCGGCAGCCCCGGGAACGGCGGCTGGCGCGCGATCGGCGGCAGCCACGGGATCGGCGCCTGGCGCGGGATCGGCGCCTGGCGCGGGGGCGGCTGCCATGTAATCGGCGGTGGCCGCGTGATCGGCTGGCGGGGCGGCTTCGGGTTGTGCCGTGGCTGGGGCCGGGACGCCGAGCGCGAGGGTGCCGAGAGCCAACGCCACTCCCATGGCGCGGGCGCGCTCCCGGGAGCGGCGGGAGCCGGAGTAGACGCGGCGGACAGGCACTGCGAACCTCCTTCGTCGGGACGATCGAGGTGCAACGGTACGCCCGCAAACTCGGGAAATCGGTCATTTCCGGCGCGCCCGGCGGATGGGCCGTAGTCGGGGCCGCGACCATAATCCGCGCTTCAGCGCGCGCTGACCAGGGCTGGGCTCACGGTGATTTCTACTCTTGTCGCCGAGTTCGCTTGCTCCCCATGATGTTCGAGCACCATCCAGAGCGATTGAGAGACCTGGCTCGCCGACGTCGCAGCAACCCCCCGGCATGCCGGGTGCGGGTGCTTCCGCCAGGAACGATGGAGGAACCCCTCGACATGAAGTTTCTGTTGTTCACCCTGGTGACCAGGGTGCCCGATCCGCGCACCGGCGTACTGCCCGAGACGCACGACCGGTTCCGCTCGGTGGTCGGCCAGGCGCGGCTGGCGGAGCAGCTCGGTTACGACGGGTTCGCCGTCGGCGAGCGGCACGAGGATCCATTCCTGTCCGCCGCGCCGCCGGTGCTGCTCAGTCACATCGCCGCCGTCACCTCGCGGATCACACTGTTCACAGCGGTGACGACGCTGAGTCTGCTGGATCCGGTCCGGGCCTTCGAGGACTACTCGACGCTGGACAATCTGGCGGGCGGACGGCTGGAACTGATCATCGGCAAGGGCAACGGCGCCGCGCAGGCGCGACTGTACGGGGTCACCACAGCGGATCAGTGGGACCGCAACCGCGAGGGTTACGAGCTCTTCCGGGCGCTGTGGGCCAGCGACCGGGTGACCTGGTCGGGCCGATTCCGGCCGGACCTGGTCGAGGCCCAGGCGCTGCCACGGCCCTACCAGCCCTCGATCCGGATCTGGCACGGCAGCGCGACCAGCCGCGATTCGGTGGAACTGGCCGCCCGCCACGGCGATCCGCTGTTCTCGGCGAATGTCACCAATCCGATCGAGCCGTATGCCGCGCTGGTCCGGCACTACCGGGAGCGCTGGGCGCACTACGGGCACGACCCCGCCGACGCACTGGTCGGTGCGGGTACCGCCGGGTTCCATGTGGCACCCACCTCGCAGGAGGCGCTCGAGGTGTACGGCCCGATCTTCCGGGCGCGACTGGCGTTGGCGCGCAAGCTCGGCCAGCCGATCGTGTTCGAGACGCTGGAGGACTTCGCGGTGCGCAGTTCGGCGCTGATCGGCAGCCCCGAGCAGGTGATCGACAAGGTCGGCCGCCAGCACGAGCAATTCGGACACGAGGTGATCCACCTGTCCGCCGAACCCGACGGGCGCACCGAAGCGCAGCACCGCGCGAGCCTCGAACTCTTCCAAGCCGCTGTCGCACCCGAGCTGCGCCGGCGTATTCCCAGTCGGCCCTTGGCTTCCGGCCGGACCGTCGATTCCCCGCAATTATCTGGAGTAGCACCGTGATTCGCACCCGTCATCGCCTCGCCGCGTTCGCCGGCGTCCTCGCCGCGGCCGGCACCGTGGTCGCCTGCGGTGGCGACACGGGCAGCACCGGCGCCGACGCCGGGCCGCCGCGGCCGGGCGGAACCTTGCGCTACGGCCTGTCGCAGGCCCCGACCTGCTCCGATCCGGCCCAGGCGGGCAGCAATCAGACGCACTATGTCACCCGGCAGATCGTCGATTCGCTGACCGATCAGGATCCGGAAACCGGCGAGCTGAAGCCGTGGCTGGCGCGGAGCTGGGAGGCCGACGCGGACGCGAAGGTCTTCACCTTCCACCTCGCCGACGGTGTCACCTTCAGCGACGGCAGCCCGCTCACCGCCGAATCGGTGCGCGACACCTTCGATTCCATTCCGAAAATCGGCGCCGCCAAAGCACCGCTGGGCAACGGCTATCTGACCAACTATGTCGGCACCACCGTGCTGGACCGCCTGACCGCCCGGGTGGAATTCAGCAAGCCCAACGCGCAGTTCCTGCAGGCGACGTCGACGACCCAGCTCGGCATTCAAGCGGGGGCGACGACGGCCAAGCCTGCCGAGCAGCGGTGCGACGGCAGCAATATCGGCAGTGGACCTTTCGTCTACGGCGGCTACCGCCAGGATGTCTCGGCCACTCTGGTCAAGCGGCCCGGTTATGCCTGGGGTTCCGCGGTGTTCGGGCATCGCGGCGAGGCCTACCTGGATCGCATCGAGTTCACCGTGGTCCCCGAGTCCGGGGTTCGCACCGGCAGCCTGACCTCCGGACAGCTCGACGCGATCAGTGACGCGCTGCCGCAGGATCTACCGCTGCTGGAAGCCGCGAACGCGCGTCTGCTGACCACGGCGAATCCGGGCGTACCCTTCGGTTTCCAGCCGAACCTGACTCGCGGGCCGCTGCGCGACCCCGCGGTACGCCAGGCGCTGCTGCCCGCCATCGATCGGCAGCAACTGGTGGACACGGTGCTCGGCCCGCAGTTCAAACCCGCGACCAGCGTGCTGGCCAGCACCACACCCGGTTACCAGGATCTTTCCCCGAAGCTGGCCTACGACCCGGGCAAAGCCCGGACCCTGCTGGATCAGGCGGGCTGGGTGCCCGGCGGCGACGGCATCCGGGTGAAAGACGGTGTGCGACTGAGCTTCGGCGTGGTGTTCAGCCAGGTCTTCGCGGGCAACAAGGCGATCATCGAGTTGGTGCAGCAGCAGTTGCGTCAGGTCGGTGTGGACCTGCGCCTGGATCTGGTGTCACTGCCCGAGACCACCGCGCGGCAGAACGCCAAGGACTACGACACCTACTACTACAACACCACCCGCGCCGACGGTGACATCCTGCGGAACGCGTTCACCGTCGAGGGGCGCAACCTCAATGTGCGCGAACGGATTCCGGCGGTCGACGACGTGCTCGAAAGCCAGCTGAGCACTGCCGACGTGGCGGCCCGGCTG from Nocardia goodfellowii carries:
- a CDS encoding ABC transporter substrate-binding protein, with amino-acid sequence MIRTRHRLAAFAGVLAAAGTVVACGGDTGSTGADAGPPRPGGTLRYGLSQAPTCSDPAQAGSNQTHYVTRQIVDSLTDQDPETGELKPWLARSWEADADAKVFTFHLADGVTFSDGSPLTAESVRDTFDSIPKIGAAKAPLGNGYLTNYVGTTVLDRLTARVEFSKPNAQFLQATSTTQLGIQAGATTAKPAEQRCDGSNIGSGPFVYGGYRQDVSATLVKRPGYAWGSAVFGHRGEAYLDRIEFTVVPESGVRTGSLTSGQLDAISDALPQDLPLLEAANARLLTTANPGVPFGFQPNLTRGPLRDPAVRQALLPAIDRQQLVDTVLGPQFKPATSVLASTTPGYQDLSPKLAYDPGKARTLLDQAGWVPGGDGIRVKDGVRLSFGVVFSQVFAGNKAIIELVQQQLRQVGVDLRLDLVSLPETTARQNAKDYDTYYYNTTRADGDILRNAFTVEGRNLNVRERIPAVDDVLESQLSTADVAARLALIRTAQERVLEAGLWIPTVELSQAIGAGDTVHDLKFEASARLQFFDAWLSGR